A region from the Nostoc sp. HK-01 genome encodes:
- a CDS encoding photosystem I protein PsaD: MAETLSGKTPLFAGSTGGLLTKAKEEEKYAITWTSPKAQVFELPTGGAATMNQGENLLYLARKEYGIALGGQLRKFKITDYKIYRILPNGETTFIHPADGVFPEKVNPGREKVRHVPRRIGQNPSPSALKFSGKQTYDA, encoded by the coding sequence ATGGCAGAAACACTTTCTGGAAAAACCCCACTGTTCGCTGGTAGTACTGGCGGCTTGCTCACCAAAGCAAAAGAGGAAGAAAAGTACGCTATCACTTGGACTAGCCCCAAGGCACAGGTATTTGAATTACCTACAGGTGGCGCTGCTACTATGAACCAAGGCGAAAACTTGCTTTACTTGGCTCGTAAAGAATACGGCATTGCTTTGGGCGGTCAACTCCGCAAGTTCAAAATCACAGACTACAAAATCTACCGGATTTTGCCTAATGGAGAAACCACCTTCATTCACCCAGCAGATGGTGTCTTCCCTGAAAAAGTTAACCCAGGCCGTGAGAAAGTACGTCACGTACCCCGTCGCATTGGCCAAAACCCCAGCCCCTCAGCACTCAAGTTCAGCGGTAAACAAACCTACGATGCCTAG
- a CDS encoding anthranilate synthetase alpha-subunit codes for MIFPDFSDFSQLASQGNFVPVYQEWVADLDTPVSAWYKVCAGQPYSFLLESVEGGEKIGRYSFVGCDPLWVLEARGETTTQTHRDGSQVVFAGDPFTALAQCLEPYQPIKLPQLPPGIGGLFGFWGYELIRWIEPRVPVHPQDERNIPDGLWMQVDQLIIFDQVKRKIWAIAYSDLRDPNVDLQAAYQTACDRVTNLVSKLSLPVSPQKTILEWTPPGNQKAENTELEYTSNFTRPEFCASVQKAKDYIKAGDIFQVVISQRLSTEYTGDPFALYRSLRQINPSPYMAYFHFQDWQIIGSSPEVMVKAERDPDEGIIATVRPIAGTRPRGKTTKTDAAFAEDLLQDPKEIAEHVMLVDLGRNDLGRVCQSGSVQVDELMVVERYSHVMHIVSNVVGKLAPNKTAWDLLKACFPAGTVSGAPKIRAMEIINELEPSRRGVYSGVYGYYDFEGQLNSAIAIRTMVLRDNIVSVQAGAGLVADSEPEKEYEETLNKARGLLVAIRCLR; via the coding sequence ATGATTTTTCCCGATTTCTCTGATTTTTCTCAATTAGCTTCGCAAGGTAACTTTGTCCCGGTGTATCAAGAATGGGTAGCAGATTTAGATACACCAGTCTCTGCATGGTACAAAGTTTGTGCTGGACAGCCCTACAGCTTTTTGTTGGAATCGGTGGAAGGCGGTGAAAAAATCGGACGCTATAGTTTTGTCGGTTGCGATCCGTTGTGGGTGTTAGAAGCCAGAGGAGAAACAACAACCCAAACACACCGAGATGGTTCGCAAGTTGTGTTTGCTGGTGATCCGTTTACGGCTTTAGCCCAATGTCTTGAGCCTTATCAGCCCATCAAGTTACCCCAATTACCGCCAGGAATTGGAGGATTATTTGGGTTTTGGGGTTATGAATTGATTCGCTGGATTGAACCGCGTGTCCCCGTCCATCCCCAAGATGAGCGCAATATCCCCGATGGTTTATGGATGCAGGTAGACCAATTAATTATTTTTGACCAAGTAAAGCGGAAAATTTGGGCGATCGCATATTCTGATTTACGTGACCCGAATGTAGATTTGCAAGCAGCGTATCAAACAGCCTGCGATCGCGTTACTAATTTGGTCAGTAAGTTGTCTCTACCAGTGTCGCCGCAAAAAACAATCCTGGAATGGACACCTCCCGGTAATCAAAAAGCAGAAAACACCGAATTAGAGTACACCAGCAACTTCACCCGCCCAGAATTCTGCGCCAGCGTCCAAAAGGCCAAAGACTACATCAAAGCAGGTGATATCTTCCAAGTTGTTATTTCCCAGCGACTCTCTACAGAATACACAGGCGACCCTTTTGCCCTTTACCGTTCGCTGCGGCAAATTAATCCTTCGCCTTACATGGCTTATTTCCACTTCCAAGATTGGCAAATTATTGGCTCCAGTCCCGAAGTTATGGTGAAAGCCGAACGTGACCCAGATGAGGGCATTATCGCCACAGTCCGCCCCATTGCAGGCACACGTCCACGAGGTAAAACCACCAAAACAGATGCGGCCTTTGCCGAAGATTTACTCCAAGACCCCAAGGAAATTGCCGAACACGTCATGCTAGTTGACTTAGGACGAAATGATTTGGGGCGAGTTTGTCAAAGCGGTAGTGTTCAAGTTGATGAATTGATGGTAGTTGAGCGCTACTCTCATGTGATGCACATCGTGAGCAATGTGGTAGGTAAATTAGCCCCAAATAAAACTGCTTGGGATTTACTCAAAGCTTGCTTCCCCGCAGGGACTGTTAGCGGCGCACCCAAAATTCGGGCAATGGAAATTATTAACGAATTAGAACCGAGTCGCCGCGGGGTTTATTCTGGCGTGTATGGCTATTACGATTTTGAGGGACAATTAAATAGTGCGATCGCAATTCGCACAATGGTATTACGAGACAACATTGTTAGTGTTCAAGCTGGTGCAGGTTTGGTAGCTGATTCTGAACCCGAAAAAGAATATGAAGAGACACTAAATAAAGCTAGAGGTCTATTAGTCGCCATTCGCTGTTTGCGTTAA
- a CDS encoding pentapeptide repeat-containing protein: MDADELLRRYQTGERNFTQICLHSVNLSEVCLAGINLDSASLVNVTFSHSNLSGANLIAANLAASCLWRTNLSGANLIWTNLKAANLIRANLSNVDLHKASLQKSDLRLADLCNADLSGADLSGADLSYANLSGANLAGANLNGANLTGANLNKADLSYTSLKKTILFKADLSNVDFSQVSLKTVNLDDILVAQ, translated from the coding sequence ATGGATGCTGATGAACTTCTCAGACGCTATCAGACAGGAGAGAGAAATTTCACTCAGATTTGCCTGCATTCAGTAAATCTTAGTGAGGTGTGTTTAGCTGGGATTAATTTGGATAGCGCCAGCTTGGTAAACGTTACCTTCTCTCATTCCAACCTGAGTGGAGCCAACCTCATTGCAGCAAATTTGGCAGCATCATGTCTGTGGAGAACTAATCTTAGTGGTGCGAACCTAATTTGGACAAACTTAAAAGCTGCTAACTTAATTCGTGCCAATCTGAGTAACGTAGACTTACATAAAGCGTCTCTACAGAAATCAGACCTACGTTTAGCAGATTTATGCAATGCTGACCTCAGTGGTGCAGACTTAAGTGGTGCAGATTTGAGCTACGCCAACCTGAGTGGTGCTAACCTAGCAGGAGCAAATCTCAACGGTGCAAACCTCACTGGAGCCAACTTGAACAAAGCAGATTTAAGCTACACCAGTCTCAAGAAAACCATTTTGTTCAAAGCTGATCTCAGTAATGTAGATTTTTCACAAGTAAGCTTGAAAACAGTTAATTTGGATGACATACTTGTGGCTCAATAG
- a CDS encoding phosphatidate cytidylyltransferase, with the protein MLILIPGLTSIPPLWLQITIVAVWVLLILLLSWVVSRFATDDSEIVRKIVHIGTGNVILLAWWLDIPAEVGITASILASIVTLLSYRLPILPGINSVGRQSLGTFFYAVSFGILVAWFWHLQQPQYAAIGIMVMTWGDGLAALVGQRFGQHKYKVFGVNKSWEGSLTMTLASYMVSSLILLGVQGNIWQIWVVSLAVAIAATGLEAVSLLGIDNLTVPLGSASLAFVLMQLLSAN; encoded by the coding sequence TTGTTAATTCTGATTCCTGGTTTAACATCAATTCCACCTTTGTGGCTGCAAATTACCATAGTTGCAGTTTGGGTGTTGCTTATCCTCCTGCTTTCATGGGTGGTAAGTCGCTTTGCTACTGATGATTCAGAAATAGTCAGGAAAATAGTTCATATTGGTACTGGCAATGTGATTCTGTTGGCTTGGTGGCTAGATATCCCGGCTGAAGTAGGTATTACAGCTTCGATTTTAGCGAGTATTGTGACTTTGTTATCTTATCGATTGCCGATTCTGCCGGGGATTAACAGCGTTGGTCGCCAAAGTTTAGGAACATTTTTTTATGCTGTGAGTTTTGGTATTTTAGTTGCCTGGTTTTGGCATTTGCAACAACCACAATATGCGGCGATTGGAATTATGGTAATGACTTGGGGAGATGGTTTAGCAGCATTGGTAGGTCAACGCTTTGGTCAACATAAGTATAAAGTTTTTGGGGTAAATAAAAGCTGGGAAGGCTCTTTGACTATGACGTTAGCCAGCTATATGGTGAGTAGTTTGATTTTGCTGGGTGTACAAGGAAATATCTGGCAAATTTGGGTGGTGTCATTGGCTGTGGCGATCGCAGCTACTGGTTTAGAAGCTGTTTCCTTGTTAGGTATTGATAATTTAACCGTTCCTTTAGGTAGTGCCAGTTTAGCCTTTGTATTAATGCAACTATTGTCAGCTAACTAG